The nucleotide window GCATCAAAGCCACCATCTACTTCTTCAAACTCTTGTGTAGAAAAATGCACACCTAAATCTTTAGCTAAAGACAGGGTCGCGGGATTGCGACCAACCATATGCACTTCGGCTCCCATTGCTAGAGCAAATTGCGCGGTAAGCAATCCAATAGTTCCGCTTCCCCACACTAAAACTTTTTTGCCAGGTGCTGCGTGAGCTGCTTGGGCTGATCGCAAAGAGTTCCCGCCAGGTTCGATGAGTGCGCCAATGGTGTCATCAATGGAATCAGGTAGTTCGTGAAGTGCAAACTCAGGAACTAATAATTGTTCAGCAAGTGCTCCTGGCCATCCATTTCTAATTCCGATTTCAAATCTATCGGCACATACATGTTGTAATCCAGATTTGCATCTCTTGCACTTTTGGCATCCCAGCATCGTGTCACCTGTAACACGTTTGCCAATCCATTTTTTATCCACACCATCGCCAACAGTTGAAACTGTGCCACACCATTCGTGACCAAGTCGCATCGGATATTTAGCTTCACCTGTTTGAAAATAAGCCATGTCGCCATTGAAAAATTCAACATCGGTTCCGCATACGCCCGCACGTGCAATATCAATGACAACATGACCTGGCTGTGCAACAGGTGCATCAACTTCTTCAATACTTGATTGACCTGGTGAATGAACTACGAATGCCTTCATAAGAACGCCAATGCTAGACGAAGTATTCACAGCACGGCTATGCTCTTTGAGTGAGAAGTTCGCATTGGTACGCCGGCGACGGTAGAGATGCCTACATTCATCGCGCATGGATGCGCCGCGGTAATCCAGATTCGGCATTCGATGGACGTCCGCAGATCGCAATTGTTAATACCGCATCAGACCTTGCACCCTGCAATACGCACTTAGATGAAATTGCGCAGAGTGTGAAAAATGGAATTTGGGAAGCAGGCGGAGTTCCACTGAACTTGCCAATGATTTCTCTGGGCGAAACACAAGTACGACCAACTGCAATGTTGTGGCGCAACATGGCTGCCATGGCTACAGAAGAAATGATGCGTGCAAATCCAATTGACGGTGCAGTTTTATTAGGTGGTTGCGACAAAACAATTCCTGCATTGTTGATGGGCGCATCATCAGTTGATCTTCCTTCAATTGTTGTTCCAGGCGGTCCAATGTTGACCGGAACTTTTAGAGGTTCTCCACTTGGTTGTGGAACTGATGTGTGGCGCATGAGTGAAGAAGTTCGCGCAGGACTATTAAGTAAAGCTAAATTCTTAGACTCTGAATCAGCAATGATTCGCTCCCGCGGACACTGCAACACAATGGGAACCGCATCCACCATGGGAATTATGGCTGAAGCACTCGGAATGACTCTCCCGGGAGTTGCAGGAACACCGGCTGCAGATAGTCGATTACTACAAGCGGCCCATAACACTGGTCGTCGAATTGTTGAGATGGTTACAAGTGATCTCAAACCAAGTGATGTTATGACTAAGGCTTCTTTTGAAAATGCAATCCTGGCCCTTGCTGCAATTGGTGGGTCAACAAATGCTGTTGTGCATCTGCTAGCAATCGCAGGTCGACTCGGCATAAAACTCAGCCTCGATGATTTTGATCGCATTGGCTCACGAATTCCGCTACTCGTAAACCTTCAGCCTTCTGGAAAGTTCTTGATGGAAGATTTTTATCGTGCTGGCGGCTTAAGCGCAGTATTTAAACAACTTGAAAAACTTCTCAACCCACAAGCCATAACGGTTACTGGAAAATCCATCACATCAACAATTGGCGATGGCGAGATTTTTGACTCTGAAGTTATTAAAAGCATTGATGCTCCCCTACAAAAAGAAGCTGGCATCGCAGTTCTTCGCGGAAATATTGCACCACTTGGTGCGGTCATTAAACCTGCAGCGGCTAGCCCAGCACTACTGAAGCACTCAGGACCTGCACTTGTTTTTGAAAGTATCGAAGATTTTCATGCACGTATTGACTCTGACGATTTAGATGTCACCGCAGATTCTGTTTTGGTTCTGCGCGGTTGCGGACCCAAGGGTTATCCAGGAATGCCAGAAGTTGCCAACATGAAAATTCCAGGAAAATTAGTGGCTCACGGAGTTACTGACATGGTTCGAATTTGCGATGGACGCATGAGTGGCACCGCGTATGGAACAGTTATTTTGCACGTTGCACCCGAATCTGCAGCAGGTGGTCCACTTTCAAAGATTCTATCTGGTGACATCATCGAATTAGATGTTGCAGCTCGCACATTAAATGTGAAGGTTTCAGAATCTGAGCTTGCCGCTCGTAAAGCGTCTGTAGCCACTGAAAATGCATATGCGAATCCAGATCGCGGATGGCAGAGAATGTATATCGATCACGTCATGCAAGCAGATACAGGTGCAGACCTAGATTTCTTAATTGGTTCTAGCGGCTCTGACGTGACGCGCGAATCGCACTAAATTTGTGCACTGCAATACCAGCAATTAATCCCCAGAATGGTGAGCCAATGCCCCACCCTGAAACACCAGAAATTGTTACTAAGAAAGTTACAACTGCAGAATCTCTAAAGTCTTTTTCCTCAAGTGCATCAGTAAGTGCGGCTGTAATAACTGGCAAGAGTGCAAGGCCAGCAAGAATTGCTGTGAGTTCAACTGGAAATGCACCGAATAGAGCTGAAAAGATTCCAGCAAAGAGCGCAGCGACACAATAGGCAACACCAGATACAACACCTGCGAAGTAGCGAGTCTTTGGATTTGGATCACTGTCCGGTGAAATAGCAATTGTTGCTGTCATCGCAGATAAATTAACTCCAGCACCACCGAAGCCAGCGCCTAATAACGACAATGTGCCACCGAAGTGAACGATTTGATTAACAGGAGCTTTGTAGTGAACCGCCTTGAGCAGGGCAATACCTGGCGCGTTTTGAGTTGTCATCACCACTAAGAAAATTGGAATTGTTAGTGTGAATAAAGATCCTAATGAAAATGTTGGGTTTGTCCAGACAGGTGTAACGACTTCAAAATCAAGGGGTGGTACATCAATTTTTGATTGTGCAATCACAGTTATTAAACCAACGGCAAATGAAGCCAATACCGGTGCTCGCCACTTAAGAGTCCGTCCAAGGAAGAAAACAGCGAGCATTAACAATCCCATTAATGGATTAATACGAGTGGATGTAAAGATGCGCGTTCCAAAGGTCAGTAACACACCTGCAAGCATCGCCATAATGATTGCGTGGGGAATAGATTGCATTAATTTATTGAAAATTCCTGTATACCCGACGATCATCAACAGAATTGAAGCCCCAAAATACGCACCGATAACTTCTGAAAACGGGTGATCTACTAAACCTGTAACTAGCAGAGCCGTGGTCGTTGATGCCCAAGAGCCGATAATTGGAATTCCAAAACGAAGAGTGAGCAATAAACCGAAGAGACCAGAACCTAAGAAAACAGCAAAGAGCCACGAGTTCGTTAACTCAATGGGCAATTTTCCAGCAGCTGCTGCTTGATACAAAATAGCAATAGGCCCAGTGGTAGATACAAAGACAACTAGAAATCCAGATAGTAAAGCTGTCCATGATGCTGCTTTAGGTAGATTGCGAAGATTATGTGCGAGTGCTTTAAATAGTGGGAGATCTGTCGTTCCAGATTCGACCTCAGACATTACTTCGCGAATCTATTGATCGTACGAACGTGAGAAGGATTAAGTTCGGATACTGATTTAACACCGAGTAATTTCATAGTGCGGTAAACCTGAGAACTCAAAATTTCAATTGAGCGATCAACGCCATCTCGTCCACCAGCCATCAAGCCGTACAAATACGCACGACCAATCCATGTGAAGTTTGCACCATTTGCAAGGGCGGCAACGATGTCGGCACCATGCATGATTCCTGTGTCCATATGAAGTTCGGCTTTCTTACCAATCTTTTTGCGAACCTCTGGAAGTAATAAAAATGGAACAGGTGCGCGATCTAATTGGCGACCGCCATGGTTAGACAAGATTATTGCGTCGGCTCCGGCGCTAACAGATTTGACTGCATCATCGACGTTTTGAATTCCCTTAACAACGAGCTTGCCCTTCCAGTTTTTGCGAATCCACTTCAAATCTTCAAAGGTCACTGTTGGATCAAACATTGAATCGAGAAGTTCTGCCACGGTGCCATTCCATGCGTCCATAGATGCAAACTTCAATGGATCTGTAGTGAGAAAATTAAGCCACCAGGCCGGTCGTGGGATTGCATTTAAAATTGTCTTAGATGTCAGTGAGGGTGGGATTGTCATTCCGTTTCGCACATCGCGAAGTCGAGCACCAGCAACTGGTACATCTACAGTTAAAACAAGAGTGTCAAAGCCTGCAGCTTTTGCACGATCGACTAGTGCCATTGAACGATCGCGGTCTTTCCACATATATAACTGGAACCAATTACGCCCATGGGGTGCTGCAGCAGCAACATCTTCAATTGAACGCGTACCCATAGTTGAAAGCGTGTAAGGAATCCCGGCATCGGCAGCAGCTGTACACCCTGCGATTTCGCCTTCGGTCTGCATCATGCGAGTAAATCCTGTTGGAGCGATTCCAAATGGTAATGAGTGCTTGCGACCGAGCATCGTTACGGATGCATCAACCTTTGAAACATCGCGCAATACATTTGGAATAAATTCGATCTCTTCAAAAGTTTTACGTGCACGAGTCAAACTAATCTCTTGATCTGCAGATCCATCGGTGTAATCAAATGGGGCTTGTGGAGTGCGGCGTTTAGCAATCGCTCGAAGATCATAAATTGTGAGCGCGCGAGTGAGTCTGCGCTTTTTTGCACTAAAGATTGGCTTTCTAAACTTTAGGAGTGCTGCAAGATCGCCGATATGAGGAATGCGGCGCTTAACTTTTACTCTAGTTCTAGAACCAGATTGAGCCATCGCTTACCTCTCCTTTTTCTTTACGAAAAAAACAACAACGTTCGTAGCCCCGAAGGGATTCGAACCCTCGTAGCTGGCTTGAGAAGCCAGAGTCCTAGGCCGCTAGACGACGGGGCCCTAGTTTTTTCTTCTTTAAAACTTAGTTCGCTGGGGTACCAGGACTCGAACCTAGACTTACTGAACCAGAATCAGCAGGGCTGCCAATTACCCCATACCCCAAAATAGGCAGTGCAAAGAATACCGCACCAATTAGAGCGTTAACGACGCTGCAATACGCGCCAGCGATACCTCTTTACCAAGTAACTCCATTGATTCAAATAGCGGTGGAGAAATTGTGCTGCCAGTAGTTGCAATACGAATTGCGGTAAATGCAATGCGTGGCTTGAGTCCCATCTCTTCGATCAAGCTTGCACGAAGTGCTGCTTCGATGCTGTCATGGTTCCACGTTGCTAGTGGCTCTAATTCTTTCAGTGAGCGCTTAAGAACATCTTTTGAAACTTGATCGGCGATTTTTGAAACGCTCTCTGCTTCCACCTCAAATTTTTTCACAAATAGAAATTTCAGCATCTGCGGAACTTCATCGAGTTTAACGATGCGCTCTTGAATAATTGGAAGGGCAGCCTTTACTAATGCGACTTCGCTATCGGTGCCTGTAATGATGCCTGCTTTTGTTAAAAATGGAAGTGACCACTTCAAAAACTCATCCAGTGTCAAGGCACGGATCTTGTCTCCATTGATTGCTTCGAGTTTTTTCATATCAAAGCGAGCAGGTGAAGAGTGAACCTTTTCAACTGTGAATAGTTCGCACAGCTCTTTCATCGTGATGTTTTCACGATCATCTCCCGGTGACCAACCCAACAGTGCTAAATAATTACAGATTGCCTCAGGCAAATAACCTTGCTCGCGATACCACGCGATTGAAACTTCGCCGTTTCGCTTAGATAGCTTTGCGTTGTCTTGTCCCATGACAAATGGCAAGTGAGCAAAGACTGGATAATCATCGGTCTTAACACCCATCGCTTGATACACGCGAATCTGACGTGGTGTCGATGAGAGTAAGTCTTCCCCACGTAATACGTGTGTGACCTTCATCAAAACATCATCGACTGCAACTGCAAGTGTGTAGAGCGGTGAACCATCTGCGCGAACTAAAACAAAGTCAGGGACAAACTTGTGATCAAAGGCTACTTCACCGCGAATTTCATCAACAAAAGTTGTTGATCCATCTGGCATGCGCATACGCACGACAGCTTCGCGACCTTCAGCCTTGTAAGCAGCTACTTGTTCTGCAGTTAAATCGCGGCACTTTCCGTCATAACCAGGTGCAACATTGGCAGCGCGTTGTGCTTCACGAGTCGCTTCTAACTCAGCGGGTGTGCAATAGCAGTGATAGGCATCTTTTTGATCTAGAAATGTTTGTGCCCACTTCGCATAAATATCTAAACGTTGTGATTGCAGGTATGGGCCGTTGTCTCCACCAACTTCTGGACCCTCATCCCAATTGAGTCCAAGCCACTTGAGCGTATCTATCGCTGCTTGAATATATTCATCTGTTACGCGAGTGGTATCTGTATCTTCAATGCGAAAAAGAAATGTTCCGCCTGTATGACGTGCATATGCCCAATCAAATAAAGCAGTGCGAATATTTCCAACGTGTAGATCACCAGTTGGCGACGGTGCGAAACGTACCTTTACTTTTTTAGCCACGCGCACTCACTCGATTCGTTAACTCGCCTAAACCTTCGATGGCAACAGTAACGCTTCCTTGAGGTTGTATTGGTCCAATGCCCGCTGGCGTTCCGGTAAGAATTACATCGCCAGGTAACAGAGTCATTACTTGAGAAACAAATTGCACAATTTCGGCAACTCCAAAGATCATCTGATTCAAATGCGCGTCCTGCTTTAATTCATTATTCACCGTTGCCGTAATTCGTTGTGTGCCCGGGATGAAATCTGTGTCAATCCAAGGGCCAAGTGGACAGAATGTGTCAAAGCCTTTTGCACGGCTCCACTGACCATCTTTT belongs to Candidatus Planktophila limnetica and includes:
- a CDS encoding benzoate/H(+) symporter BenE family transporter — protein: MSEVESGTTDLPLFKALAHNLRNLPKAASWTALLSGFLVVFVSTTGPIAILYQAAAAGKLPIELTNSWLFAVFLGSGLFGLLLTLRFGIPIIGSWASTTTALLVTGLVDHPFSEVIGAYFGASILLMIVGYTGIFNKLMQSIPHAIIMAMLAGVLLTFGTRIFTSTRINPLMGLLMLAVFFLGRTLKWRAPVLASFAVGLITVIAQSKIDVPPLDFEVVTPVWTNPTFSLGSLFTLTIPIFLVVMTTQNAPGIALLKAVHYKAPVNQIVHFGGTLSLLGAGFGGAGVNLSAMTATIAISPDSDPNPKTRYFAGVVSGVAYCVAALFAGIFSALFGAFPVELTAILAGLALLPVITAALTDALEEKDFRDSAVVTFLVTISGVSGWGIGSPFWGLIAGIAVHKFSAIRASRQSR
- a CDS encoding zinc-dependent alcohol dehydrogenase, with the protein product MNTSSSIGVLMKAFVVHSPGQSSIEEVDAPVAQPGHVVIDIARAGVCGTDVEFFNGDMAYFQTGEAKYPMRLGHEWCGTVSTVGDGVDKKWIGKRVTGDTMLGCQKCKRCKSGLQHVCADRFEIGIRNGWPGALAEQLLVPEFALHELPDSIDDTIGALIEPGGNSLRSAQAAHAAPGKKVLVWGSGTIGLLTAQFALAMGAEVHMVGRNPATLSLAKDLGVHFSTQEFEEVDGGFDAIIDATNSAAIPAEALARVEPGGRVVYIGVSGEPSTLDSRSLVLKDVTAVGILSASPGLKGTIDFYSRGEIDPRPIVAATVGLSKSSDVLSGKKIEGAGVGPKVHIDPRIM
- a CDS encoding IlvD/Edd family dehydratase, with the translated sequence MRSSHWYAGDGRDAYIHRAWMRRGNPDSAFDGRPQIAIVNTASDLAPCNTHLDEIAQSVKNGIWEAGGVPLNLPMISLGETQVRPTAMLWRNMAAMATEEMMRANPIDGAVLLGGCDKTIPALLMGASSVDLPSIVVPGGPMLTGTFRGSPLGCGTDVWRMSEEVRAGLLSKAKFLDSESAMIRSRGHCNTMGTASTMGIMAEALGMTLPGVAGTPAADSRLLQAAHNTGRRIVEMVTSDLKPSDVMTKASFENAILALAAIGGSTNAVVHLLAIAGRLGIKLSLDDFDRIGSRIPLLVNLQPSGKFLMEDFYRAGGLSAVFKQLEKLLNPQAITVTGKSITSTIGDGEIFDSEVIKSIDAPLQKEAGIAVLRGNIAPLGAVIKPAAASPALLKHSGPALVFESIEDFHARIDSDDLDVTADSVLVLRGCGPKGYPGMPEVANMKIPGKLVAHGVTDMVRICDGRMSGTAYGTVILHVAPESAAGGPLSKILSGDIIELDVAARTLNVKVSESELAARKASVATENAYANPDRGWQRMYIDHVMQADTGADLDFLIGSSGSDVTRESH
- the gltX gene encoding glutamate--tRNA ligase — protein: MRVAKKVKVRFAPSPTGDLHVGNIRTALFDWAYARHTGGTFLFRIEDTDTTRVTDEYIQAAIDTLKWLGLNWDEGPEVGGDNGPYLQSQRLDIYAKWAQTFLDQKDAYHCYCTPAELEATREAQRAANVAPGYDGKCRDLTAEQVAAYKAEGREAVVRMRMPDGSTTFVDEIRGEVAFDHKFVPDFVLVRADGSPLYTLAVAVDDVLMKVTHVLRGEDLLSSTPRQIRVYQAMGVKTDDYPVFAHLPFVMGQDNAKLSKRNGEVSIAWYREQGYLPEAICNYLALLGWSPGDDRENITMKELCELFTVEKVHSSPARFDMKKLEAINGDKIRALTLDEFLKWSLPFLTKAGIITGTDSEVALVKAALPIIQERIVKLDEVPQMLKFLFVKKFEVEAESVSKIADQVSKDVLKRSLKELEPLATWNHDSIEAALRASLIEEMGLKPRIAFTAIRIATTGSTISPPLFESMELLGKEVSLARIAASLTL
- a CDS encoding alpha-hydroxy acid oxidase; amino-acid sequence: MAQSGSRTRVKVKRRIPHIGDLAALLKFRKPIFSAKKRRLTRALTIYDLRAIAKRRTPQAPFDYTDGSADQEISLTRARKTFEEIEFIPNVLRDVSKVDASVTMLGRKHSLPFGIAPTGFTRMMQTEGEIAGCTAAADAGIPYTLSTMGTRSIEDVAAAAPHGRNWFQLYMWKDRDRSMALVDRAKAAGFDTLVLTVDVPVAGARLRDVRNGMTIPPSLTSKTILNAIPRPAWWLNFLTTDPLKFASMDAWNGTVAELLDSMFDPTVTFEDLKWIRKNWKGKLVVKGIQNVDDAVKSVSAGADAIILSNHGGRQLDRAPVPFLLLPEVRKKIGKKAELHMDTGIMHGADIVAALANGANFTWIGRAYLYGLMAGGRDGVDRSIEILSSQVYRTMKLLGVKSVSELNPSHVRTINRFAK